The stretch of DNA ACAGAGGTCATGCACGGTCCCCGGGGCATAATTGACCACACTAAATAGTAGGAGTCATTGGTGGGCTTAAGGATCCAAAGGCGACACTTAAACATGCTAACTGTGCATGCACGTAGCTTTCTTTACATCCATCCACCGGCATGCACAGTGGAGTGCTTTGGATCTATCCCTGACGCAGACACTGACCCGTGGGCCCCGTCCCAGCGGCTGCCTGTGCTACACATTCCGTGATGGCCGAGACTTCAACTCTCTTACGCCAACTGGATTCGAACTAGGACTCAAAGCTAAAGGTCTGCTGACCTCAAGAAAAAGGAGAGCTAAAGATGTGCAAAGGGATGATTTTTATGATCTTTGCCTTGCTGCGTGCTCGATCTGGACTGCTTTCAAGCATGTCAGCTAAAATGGAATATTGTTCCTACTCCAACCAGATGGTATTAGCACACTTAGCTAGTGACATGTGAAAAGATTCTAATATGAGACTGTCATGAAACTTTGGTATGGTCTCTCGTCTAATAAAACTTACGTCAAAGCTCTTGCCGTTCTTaactttctttcctttttttttttaaaaagaaacTTTAGCCTctaaaaaatgaatgaaaactGATGCATGGATGGACCAAGTGAATGAAAAAATGCAGCATGGGATTGGGATAGAAGTGTTAGCGGGCACACTAGCTACTCACCGAAGTTCTGAGGGGCCCTGATCATGTGGGTGACCTGGGAGTAGAAGTCGGCGTACATGATCCTGGCGTGGGGGTATGTCCTCTGCAGGCTGGCGAGGCTCCGCTTGAGCAGGGCGTTGTGGTAGGAGGAGAGGCCGTTGTAGCTCTTGAGGCAGCCGTCGCCGTCGTAGTCGGCGCCGTTGGAGGTGCCGTAGAGGGTGAGGTAGATGGGGAAGCAGCCGATCGGCAGCACCCCGGGCACCACCACGTCCACCGCCCCGGCCCTGATGATTGTCTCCAGGCCGCGGATGAGCTTGCTGACGACCCTGGGCACGTAGCCCCTGACCTCGGCCATGGTCCGGCCGGAGAAGAGCGCGGCGTTGTAGTCGTTGCCGCCGAACTCGCCGACGACGAACAGGGACTTGGACAGGTAGTTCTTGCAATCTGCCGGACGGCAACAAGCACAAATGCAATTGATTGATTACTACGGACGTGACCGGCACTGGCCTTTAATTTGACGGGATTGAATTGATTGTCTCGATGATCGTACCTTTGCCGCAGACGGATGGGAGGAGCTGGCGGAACCACTGGATTTGGGTGTCAAGCGGGCCGTTGTTCCAAATCTTGTCGCTGAGGCCGATGGAgttgaagaagtcgaagctcaTGGTGGTGGCGCCGATGATGGCCATGTTGGCGCCCTTCTTGAAGTCGCCCCCGGCCTTGGACGCCGGCAGCAGCGGCAGCCCAAAGTGCTCGGCTGTCAACGCGCGCGCGCGTCCGGTCATCATCAGCATCACGACGAATTCCACGCATGCCGCTATAGCTACCGATAAAGCTTTTGTTTTTATTCGTCACGTCACGTACCCAGGAAGTCGATGATGACGCGGCCGTCGGAGCACCGCCCGGTGGGGCGGCCGAAGAAGGTCTCTCCGTAGGGCGGCTGCCCCGTGGTGAGCCACGACGGGCACCC from Panicum hallii strain FIL2 chromosome 3, PHallii_v3.1, whole genome shotgun sequence encodes:
- the LOC112888044 gene encoding GDSL esterase/lipase At5g45910-like, with amino-acid sequence MAAIGRAAALVLLVLCALRQEAAAQRYNAIWSFGDSISDTGNLCVGGCPSWLTTGQPPYGETFFGRPTGRCSDGRVIIDFLAEHFGLPLLPASKAGGDFKKGANMAIIGATTMSFDFFNSIGLSDKIWNNGPLDTQIQWFRQLLPSVCGKDCKNYLSKSLFVVGEFGGNDYNAALFSGRTMAEVRGYVPRVVSKLIRGLETIIRAGAVDVVVPGVLPIGCFPIYLTLYGTSNGADYDGDGCLKSYNGLSSYHNALLKRSLASLQRTYPHARIMYADFYSQVTHMIRAPQNFGLKYGLKVCCGAGGQGKYNYNNKARCGMSGASACADPGNYLIWDGIHLTEAAYRSIADGWLKGPYCNPPIQH